The Pontibacter sp. SGAir0037 DNA segment GAGAACGGGTGGTGGGAATTGGACCCGGCTTACAGCTACTCCGGCATTGATGGGGAAACCAGCGAAGGAGACATGAATTTTCCGCACGTAAATCAGCAGGCTTTGCAAATGGATGGCATTGCAGAAAGCATCCTGCAGAACAAAGTATCCATCGTACCAGGTGAAATGGGTATGCGGGATGTCCGTATTTTAATGGCTATTTACGAAGCAGCCCGCACAGGCAAAAGAGTAGCTGTCTGACAACAGGAAAAGGCAAATCTGTCTTATCATCTGCCCCTCTTACCTCAGAAGAATTTGCAGCTATCATCATTTTAGTTATACATTTGTATATACAAACTTTTAGAAGATTATACTATGGAATCATTAGCAGGAAAAAATGCATTGGTGACAGGTGCAGGCAAAGGAATAGGCCGTGCAGTTGCCATTGCTCTTGCAAAAGAGGGAGCTAACGTGGCGCTCCTGGCCCGAACAGAAAGCCAGTTGAAAGAAGTTGCTTCAGAAATTGAGTCGCTTGGTGTAAAGGTGGCCGTGGTAGTGGCTGATGTAGCCGACTTAAACGCAGTAAACCAGGCCGCTGAGCAGGCAGTTGCAGCACTCGGAACAATAGACATCCTGATCAACAATGCAGGCACAGCCAAATTTGGCAAGTTCCTGGAACTGGAGCCTGCTGAGTGGGAAAGAAATATTCAGGTTAACTTGATGGGGGTTTATTATATGACCCGTGCTATTCTGCCAGGTATGATCGAACGCCAGTCCGGAGACATTATCAATATTTCTTCTACGGCAGGTCAGAGAGGTGCGGCCGTTACCAGCGCTTACAGTGCTTCCAAGTTTGCCGTAATGGGATTATCAGAATCCTTGATGCAGGAAGTAAGGAAACACAACATCCGGGTGAGCGCTCTTACACCCAGTACCGTTGTAACAGACCTGGCGTATAGCTCTAACCTGATTGGTGGCGATCCGGAACGCGTGATGCACCCGGAAGATATTGCAGAGTTTATTATAGCTCAGTTAAAGCTAAACCGCCGCATATTTATCAAAGAAGCGGGCATGTGGTCTACCAACCCATAAAAACAGAAAAGCCGTCTCAAGTTACTTCAGACGGCTTTTTTACTCTTACACAATTTAATAGCCTATACAGCTACCGGTGCTTTTATAGCCGGATGAGGGTTATAATTTTCCAGCTTAAAGTCCTCGTATGTAAAGTCAAAGATGCTCTTCACATCAGGGTTTAATTTCATAACAGGTAACTCATTCGGTTCCCTTTCCAACTGCAGTTTTGCCTGCTCCAGGTGGTTCAGGTACAGGTGTGTATCACCGCCTGTCCAGATAAACTCCCCTGGCTCCAGCCCTGTTACCTGTGCCATCATGAGCACCAGCAAAGCGTAAGAGGCAATATTAAAAGGCACACCCAGAAACACATCGGCCGATCGTTGGTACAACTGGCAGGAAAGCTTGCCTTCGGCTACATAGAATTGAAAAAAAGCGTGGCACGGTGGCAGCTTCATATTTTCTATTTCGGCTACATTCCAGGCGCTGACAATAATGCGGCGGGAATTCGGGTTCTTTTGCAGCTGCTGCACAACCTGTGAAATCTGGTCGATATGCCTGCCGTCAGGTGTAGGCCAGTTGCGCCACTGCGAGCCGTACACAGGCCCCAGGTCTCCGTTTTCATCTGCCCACTCATCCCAGATTGTTACCTTGTTTTCCTGAAGGTATTTAATGTTGGTATCGCCTTTCAGGAACCAGAGCAGTTCATGTATGATAGATCTCAGGTGCACTTTCTTTGTCGTAACCAAGGGAAAGCCGTCTGCCAGGTTGAAGCGCATCTGGTAACCAAAAATGCTTAATGTACCTGTTCCTGTTCTGTCTTCTTTTTTTACACCCTTATCCAGGATGTGCTGCATCAGGTCTAAATATTGCTTCATCGTGCTTCCTAGTCTATATCAGTTTAACTGACGATAAAGATAATGATATGTTAAAAGCAAAGGCAGCGTTTACTGCTTTTATTTTTATATAGACTGCTTCCTAACTTATCGGAAATTGAAATTACATCTCTCTTGGAAACAGGACACAATTATCAAGACACAAATTTTTGTTTTTTGTAAAACTATTTCCAAGAAGTACTGTCGCTGTCTATAAGTATTTGTAAGGCACTGAAACCCTACTCCATTATAAATTGAAATACACTGAAGCAACCGGAATGTCTTAATTCCTAATTCTTAATTTCTAATTCAATACTAGCTTTCCTCCTGCTCCGTTACCTGGGCTTCCAGCAGCAGGCTGTCATCAATGGTTTTGCTGGTTTTGGCACCTAGTTCTTTCAGAATCTCTACCCTCCTGATTAGGTTGCCTTTGCCTTCAGTGAGCTTGTTCATGGCGGCGCTGTAGGAGCTTTGGCTGTTTTCGATGTGCTTGCCTATGGTTTTCAGATCATCCACAAAGCCTACAAATTTGTCGTATAGTTTACCGCTTTCCTCTGCAATGCGAATAACGTTTCGCTTCTGGTCTTCCTGCCGCCACACACCTGCCACAGTGCGTAAGGTAGCCAGTAGTGTAGAAGTAGTTACCAATACAATATTACGATCGAAGGCATCGGTGAAAATATCGTGGTCGTGCTGCAGCGCCAGGTTAAAGGCAGGTTCTATCGGTATATACATCATCACAAAGTCAGGAGAGTTTATGCCGTTTAACCGATGATAGTTCTTTCTGCCTAGGTCTGTAAAGTGGGTGCGAATGGAATTGATGTGGCTACGCAGGTATAGCTCCTGCTGGTCTTCGTCTTCACAGCTGCAGTAGGCTTCGTAAGCTACCAGCGATAGCTTTGAATCTACAACCAGGTGCTTGGCATCCGGCAAACGTATGATCACGTCAGGACGGTAAACTTTATTATCGTCGTTTTGGCGTACTTCTTCCCGCTCATAATGTACCCCTTTCCGCAGTCCTGATTTTTCCAGCAGGCTTTCCAGCAGGTATTCGCCCCAGTTGCCCTGGGTTTTGCTTTCCCCTTTCAAAGCCTTTGTCAGGTTAATGGCATCCTGGCTCATGCGCTGGTTCAGCGAAGCCAGCTGAGAGATTTGCTCTTTCAACGAAACGCTCTCTTTCAATGACTTCTCATAGGTGGCGTCTACCTTAGCTTCAAACTCTTTTATACGTTCTTTCAGCGGCGACAGGATACGCTCCAGGTTTTCGGAGGAAGCTTTATTAAAA contains these protein-coding regions:
- a CDS encoding 3-ketoacyl-ACP reductase → MESLAGKNALVTGAGKGIGRAVAIALAKEGANVALLARTESQLKEVASEIESLGVKVAVVVADVADLNAVNQAAEQAVAALGTIDILINNAGTAKFGKFLELEPAEWERNIQVNLMGVYYMTRAILPGMIERQSGDIINISSTAGQRGAAVTSAYSASKFAVMGLSESLMQEVRKHNIRVSALTPSTVVTDLAYSSNLIGGDPERVMHPEDIAEFIIAQLKLNRRIFIKEAGMWSTNP
- a CDS encoding thymidylate synthase, yielding MKQYLDLMQHILDKGVKKEDRTGTGTLSIFGYQMRFNLADGFPLVTTKKVHLRSIIHELLWFLKGDTNIKYLQENKVTIWDEWADENGDLGPVYGSQWRNWPTPDGRHIDQISQVVQQLQKNPNSRRIIVSAWNVAEIENMKLPPCHAFFQFYVAEGKLSCQLYQRSADVFLGVPFNIASYALLVLMMAQVTGLEPGEFIWTGGDTHLYLNHLEQAKLQLEREPNELPVMKLNPDVKSIFDFTYEDFKLENYNPHPAIKAPVAV
- the rmuC gene encoding DNA recombination protein RmuC → MEIMVGIAAFLGGLVMAFLAMRSRAGKLQEAANQAAVANGVLEGLAKQKALENEDLKKQLRDAQTETLDLTNALTKVETDYEHLKSRMQDQAKELEQLREKLLQQFQSISNQVLVNNAEHFNKASSENLERILSPLKERIKEFEAKVDATYEKSLKESVSLKEQISQLASLNQRMSQDAINLTKALKGESKTQGNWGEYLLESLLEKSGLRKGVHYEREEVRQNDDNKVYRPDVIIRLPDAKHLVVDSKLSLVAYEAYCSCEDEDQQELYLRSHINSIRTHFTDLGRKNYHRLNGINSPDFVMMYIPIEPAFNLALQHDHDIFTDAFDRNIVLVTTSTLLATLRTVAGVWRQEDQKRNVIRIAEESGKLYDKFVGFVDDLKTIGKHIENSQSSYSAAMNKLTEGKGNLIRRVEILKELGAKTSKTIDDSLLLEAQVTEQEES